One segment of Leptospira fletcheri DNA contains the following:
- a CDS encoding enoyl-CoA hydratase/isomerase family protein: MIEVVKNGHILELYIRTNEFNSLNVEFFRTLRKVMDDAEKDAGVKAILLSGRNDKFFSNGFDPEIFVGKDLAEIKRVLGEALGACGKVLFANRPVVCAMNGHSMGVGAVLAIFSDYRILVEKKGRIGFPESLIGLNFPSTAGFVLKELVGVKTARELLYSGKGLKSEEAVSLGLVDDSATPEDLIAKARKWCDGFATMALESVIGIKVSLRDSQRLVASQLETRDIDLLAAAIHSANGQEGMRSILEKRRPVFR, encoded by the coding sequence ATGATCGAAGTAGTAAAAAACGGACATATATTAGAATTATATATTAGAACGAACGAATTCAATTCTTTGAATGTGGAATTCTTTCGTACGTTGCGTAAAGTAATGGACGATGCCGAAAAGGATGCCGGAGTCAAAGCGATCTTACTTTCGGGAAGGAACGACAAGTTTTTTTCCAACGGATTCGATCCTGAAATTTTTGTCGGGAAAGATCTGGCGGAAATCAAGAGAGTGCTGGGAGAGGCGTTAGGTGCCTGCGGGAAAGTGCTTTTTGCGAATCGTCCCGTGGTTTGCGCCATGAACGGACATTCTATGGGCGTAGGGGCCGTCCTGGCGATTTTTTCCGACTATCGGATCTTAGTGGAAAAAAAGGGAAGGATCGGATTTCCGGAATCTTTGATCGGGTTGAATTTCCCATCCACCGCAGGTTTCGTATTAAAAGAATTGGTCGGAGTCAAAACGGCAAGAGAACTGCTTTATTCCGGAAAGGGATTGAAATCGGAAGAAGCGGTTTCCTTGGGTTTGGTCGACGATTCCGCAACTCCTGAGGATTTGATCGCAAAGGCCAGAAAATGGTGCGACGGATTCGCGACTATGGCTTTGGAGTCCGTCATAGGAATCAAAGTATCATTGCGGGATTCCCAAAGATTGGTCGCGAGCCAATTGGAGACACGGGATATAGATCTATTGGCTGCCGCCATTCATTCCGCCAACGGACAGGAAGGAATGAGATCGATTCTGGAAAAGAGAAGACCCGTTTTCCGATAA
- a CDS encoding tetratricopeptide repeat protein, with the protein MKLASTIPILVLSTSLLAGLGASPSDSEKKVLCSDSDQEGRRRSIWPSFFLSLAYETMNEARRLDGRERGEKTLKAIHEFEKYFRCSEAVGAGVSAISRWNKGMAHYSIGQFKEALKEAEEAEKADPNYRESYLLKASIFYEQAEYQKTVDFLEENLSRFQADSYVYYLLSSSSIAIQNNAKSILYLTSLNDSIERKEGNPKYKEFVNLSLGKIYLSQGQNAKAFFYLSNYLQQRPDAWETRFLLAGVLNQLGKFAQAKRELERILGQIKGNSSVEMMLGEMYFVESRSMAANYFEDLKNRGKLNKGSLLYGLYCVLNSKYSEAKKIILPVREKYPNRLWVRLAMMEILKHEPDFKSEVFSRELMETAGIAVQSQLWNLAETLVNESIELAVKSNASKSDLAERYNFLATAYEQSGSVFRAIVAIRKAIELSENSEAARKYDLHLAFLLRSQPPGKFAEAEQITRKVIAEDSKNSYAHYLLGVLLSQAENFEGSRHAFEEAISLEPKTAIYYFYRAITLEKLGKIVDMETDLRKSIELDPENPIAYNYLGYYLSENGNRLEEAYSLVRKAVELAPDNEAYQDSLGWIYYKRGRLEDALLHLNLANQIMQEKNEKDPTIYEHLGDLHFDRGELGDSRSYWEKSEKLFQKKEDKVRIRQKLEKLKLKPVFSKP; encoded by the coding sequence ATGAAACTAGCAAGCACTATTCCTATTCTAGTTCTATCGACTAGCCTCTTGGCCGGTCTTGGCGCTTCCCCTTCGGATTCCGAAAAAAAAGTACTCTGCTCGGATTCGGATCAGGAGGGAAGACGCCGTAGCATTTGGCCTTCTTTTTTTCTTTCCCTCGCTTACGAAACGATGAACGAGGCCAGGAGACTGGACGGTCGTGAGAGAGGGGAAAAAACCCTAAAGGCCATACACGAATTCGAAAAGTATTTCCGGTGTTCCGAAGCGGTCGGTGCGGGTGTTTCCGCGATTTCCCGCTGGAACAAGGGAATGGCCCATTATTCGATCGGGCAATTCAAGGAAGCCTTAAAGGAGGCTGAGGAAGCGGAGAAAGCGGATCCGAATTATCGGGAATCGTACCTTCTTAAGGCCAGTATCTTTTACGAACAGGCGGAATACCAGAAGACCGTGGATTTTCTGGAAGAGAATCTGAGTCGTTTTCAAGCGGATTCGTACGTGTATTATTTGCTGAGTTCCTCGAGCATCGCTATCCAAAACAACGCCAAATCCATTCTGTATCTGACTTCCTTGAATGATTCGATCGAAAGAAAAGAGGGAAATCCCAAATATAAGGAATTCGTAAATCTTTCTCTAGGAAAGATCTATCTTTCCCAAGGACAGAATGCCAAAGCCTTTTTCTATCTCTCGAACTATCTACAGCAAAGACCGGACGCTTGGGAGACCCGTTTCCTTCTAGCGGGGGTCTTAAACCAACTAGGTAAATTCGCTCAGGCAAAGAGGGAATTGGAACGGATCCTCGGACAAATTAAAGGGAATTCGTCGGTGGAGATGATGCTTGGAGAGATGTATTTCGTCGAAAGTCGGTCCATGGCCGCGAACTATTTCGAGGATTTGAAAAACCGAGGAAAGCTGAATAAGGGCTCTCTACTATACGGTCTTTACTGCGTTTTGAATTCCAAATATTCCGAAGCGAAGAAAATCATTCTTCCCGTTCGGGAGAAATATCCGAACCGTCTTTGGGTCCGATTGGCAATGATGGAGATTCTAAAGCACGAACCGGATTTTAAGAGCGAAGTCTTTTCCCGCGAACTTATGGAGACGGCCGGAATCGCCGTGCAATCGCAGCTTTGGAATCTCGCGGAGACCCTGGTCAACGAATCCATCGAATTGGCCGTAAAGAGCAACGCATCCAAATCGGATCTTGCGGAAAGATATAATTTCCTGGCTACGGCTTACGAACAATCCGGTTCCGTCTTTCGCGCGATCGTAGCGATTCGAAAGGCGATAGAATTGTCCGAAAATTCCGAAGCCGCACGAAAATACGATCTACATTTGGCTTTTCTGCTTAGAAGCCAGCCCCCCGGTAAGTTTGCGGAAGCGGAGCAGATTACCAGAAAGGTGATCGCGGAGGACTCTAAGAATTCCTACGCCCATTATCTTTTAGGAGTGCTGCTTTCCCAAGCGGAGAATTTCGAAGGAAGCAGACACGCTTTCGAAGAAGCGATTTCTCTGGAACCCAAGACTGCAATCTACTATTTTTATAGAGCCATCACCTTGGAAAAATTGGGAAAGATCGTCGATATGGAAACGGACCTGCGCAAATCCATAGAGTTGGATCCGGAGAATCCAATCGCCTACAATTATTTGGGATATTATCTTTCAGAAAACGGAAATCGATTGGAAGAAGCTTACTCGCTAGTTCGGAAAGCGGTGGAGCTTGCGCCGGATAACGAAGCCTACCAGGACAGTCTGGGCTGGATTTATTATAAGCGGGGTCGCTTGGAAGACGCTTTGCTGCATTTGAATTTGGCAAACCAAATCATGCAGGAGAAGAACGAAAAAGATCCTACGATTTACGAACATTTGGGAGACCTCCATTTCGATCGTGGAGAGTTGGGCGACTCCAGGTCTTATTGGGAAAAATCGGAAAAGCTATTTCAAAAGAAGGAAGACAAAGTCCGAATCCGACAAAAACTGGAGAAGCTGAAATTGAAACCGGTTTTTTCCAAACCTTGA